The window TTAAGATGTTGTTAGGTTTGAAATGTTGATTTCGTCTAGAACCCTGTTTCAGATCCAAGTAGCCTCACTGAATAACAATCCTTATTCAAAACTTTCAGAATGGTTGCAGTCAACCATGAACCATACTAAAAAACCTCATCAACAAATCCTTATCTGATAACCTTTTGGGTTACCCACTCGAAAACAACTTCCTCTTCTGTATATTCAAACTTCAAAAGGTAAATGTGGCCATTACCAGAAACGATTACATCACATTTCCATGAATTTGGCAACTTAGTTTCACTCTTAACCTCCACTTTGGAACCCAAATGAAACTGCACAAGTTAAAAATAGACAAAAGATCAGTTTAGTCTGCATGCATATGTGATAATGTgtcaaatcaaattcaacttaCTAAAACAAGCAAACATGATGAACAAGAAAGCTGATCGAGTAAAGAAGCTATAAGTTCATAATAAGAAACATTCGATCAAAGGAAGATTCAATTAAACTACATTTATGTTGAAAAGCTCAAATCTCTTAGGCTCACATGGTAAATAGAAAGcaaacctttatttttttttatcaaataatgattaatttctaTTCTTCTACACATTTCAAGAGATAGTAACCAGAAAACATTATTGAAACTTTAATGTGAGGTTTTAGATTGATTATTAAGCGTTTCAAGAAAATCACGTAGCAAATCTCTTAATAGACATCTTACAAATATGAGTACTAACAAGGaccataaaataattttcttgacATTGAAgtttcttttgttcttcattagttttcaaaaaaaaaaaaaaaataagatttgagAGTGAATCTAAGtgatgaaatattttagaaGTTTAAAGGTGGAAAGATATTGTGAAGGTTTGTTtgcaaaatagatttaataaGTACCTCATTTTCGACTTagttaatgatattatttttccaTCTAGCTAATTTTGACATTATCCTATCTTTTTAAGTGTCATAACATTTCTAGTTTAGAAGTTCCCTAATATAAAAGAATACCTAAATATTTACCTGGTATCGAGTTAACTTTGAGCTCAATGTCAATTGGTTGTCTTGGAGAGTTCTTCGAGAAAGTCATGGAAGACGTGTGTATATCTATTTTCTGACCTGAGACATACGAGAATTTATGAATGAGGTCAGATAAACCATTAGTAATCAAGTTAAATAAGTAGGGAAAAGGGATCTCCTTACTTGAGCCATCTCGAAGGTGAGAATTTGGTCACGACTCGACATTGGAGGCACACATTATACAAAATAGAAGACACACCAGCCATAAGAAGGTCAACAATTTTAAGATGAAATCCAAGTTTGGTTAACATAGCTCTAAGAAAGACTCATTCAACAAGATCATGTGTTTATTCCATGTCAATTTTTTTAGCACAATcaaatttctcaatttttttgcgatttttaaaattatgaaacatttcttggaaaaaaaaatattatcatggATTTGTCTCTCTTTAATGAAAGCTCATTGTTCATCCCTCACAATGTGTTTTAAATGTTTGAAGTCTAAGAACCAAGTTTTGTTGGAAATAactttttatgtaaaattacAAAAAACCAATATGGTGAAATTGACTAACCTGTTCAGGACTTTGTATCTTCGAAATCAGGACTACTTTTTTTCCATTAAGATGAGGAAAGTTATTCGATAAAAAGAAATCGGTGCAAAGTAGGATTGAAGAGATCggtttcaataatatttatcaataagtTGGTTATACTAGGAGGGTGTAAGACTCAAGTGTCAAATTGATCCTTAAGTCtcaaaatcttaatatttttcCTTCTATTAATTCATGGaaacatttattattgatatagtggtgtttaaaacaaaatggattgtttgaaaattttccttgatgaacaaattaataatcatgTGGAATGATCTAAGTAGTTTAGGCATATTTTGGATGGTTGGTTGTGGAAACATTTTGTACATTTCTTAATTGCAAGGGTTCTATTATGTTTTGTCCTTACCCAAAGTTTTTTGGAAAACCATTAGAGCCATGATCTAGAAATTGATAAAgattaataaaatctaaattaaacAAGGATATAAGTACGGATGACTACAGGGAAGTCAAGACTTTTTGGAGATTGAGATAAGATAAGAGAGCAATAGATAAAAAGAATAACCTTAACAATATCTTTCGAGCTCGGCTAAGCTCGTTTAGTATATATTTGAGCTCACCACTCGTTTCGTTTTTATAGTTGAGTTCACGAGCCGCTCGTGCTCGACCCGTTTAGAAAACTCAAagtgttaaatttataaattcaacaatgaaatgaataaaaatagagTTAAAACCTTAGTGAGATGTAACTTTGGACACCATGACTAGATAAATATTAGATCTTGACTAATCAGATCTTTCTATTATtcaggaaaaaaaaaacttgataaattatatatttattgatccTAAGTTTTATTataggttattattatattaatatggaaaattatgtaataatattaattattttaaaatatatatttataaattacttaaatattgttttaataatttactaattatatttaaacgatATTATAAACGAACGTAAGCCTATAAACGAACACGAACATGTTCGTGAGCCCATAATCGAGTCTATAAACGAATATGTTCAAGAATTTACGAGCCAAATATCGAAAAGTTCAAATTCAACTCGTTTAAATTTTCGAGCTTTTAAACGAGCCTGAGCTCGGCTCGTTAAGACTAACGAATGAGATCGAACGAGCCTTTTGTCGAGCCGAGATTCGAATAGCTCGCGAACATGTATGTTCATCTACATTCCTATTCAAGGTTATTGACTTGGTATTTGCATGGATCATTGGGAAGAGGGTTTATTACCGCATTAATGACAGAAAACAACTATGGAATTGGCATATTTGATGCAGTTATTGGTGAATTAATTAGAAACGGGAGATTGAGTTATTGATGGAGGTagtaattatttctttattgaCAGTAATTACACTCGATTTCTGGAAAAGTACCATGTCATTGTGATCTCAACTACGACCtaaataggtttagggttttcATTAGGGTTGATATATTTACTTACACATTATAACATTGTGTCCTAACCGACCACAAGAAAAACAAAGATCGCTTAGTCGTTCATATGTGaattggaaccgtcgattttgtaGATTTTTTTCTAGCAAGGATTAACCTATGGTAATAGTAGTACGATATTAATAACAACTCGacatttaatgaaataataaagaaattttattaAGTTGTTACAGAAAAGTTTTAGATCAAAAAGTTGGGTTAAACGTTGTATGATTGAGTGATTTGTTAGACATGCAATACATCATCGAGCCACTCCTCCAACATGAGACTGCCTTCAACCGTTGAACTCGAGTATTTGAGAATCATTTCCTTATCGGATAGATGTGCAAACTTCATTTTAAAGATGTTGGAAGCTCTTAGGGCGCCATCGACCTCCTAAGCAGTTTTGTACATAATGTTTATGGACTATTTTCGTAGTCAAGATTTTAACTAGGATTTTTAAATCATGATCAAAAACTTCAACCAAAGACATGACAACTACAAGTAATGAGACATTGGAAACTATATCAATATTACttaacaaaaaagaaagaaatataatacctgaaaaaatgataattctatcattttcccaagaTTCCATTCAAATTctcttaaatttaattcaattaatagaTTAGTcttttaatacaaataacacTGTTTATAATAAGTCAACtaaaaacaaactttttttCATTACTCTTGGTACAATATAATTGTTAGTAAAAAGAAACCTATAATCTAAAAGAGTGAACAAAATTTAAATCTTCCACTTAGAACCAAATGGTGGTCCATCTTCCTCAAGAAGGCGTTCTTGCTCAATCTCATTTCTACGATTCTCGAAACATAATGGAGACAGTTGCGGTCAAACTGCATAACCAAAATGGAAATTTTAAAGATCCTAGAAGAGAATTAGATTAACAATCTTCCAGCAAAACAAAAGGATTTTCACAAACCTCAAAATCCTGCGAGAAGTTGAAGTGGGATATCAATCTTCCTCTAGAGAATAAACTATggtttagaaaagaaaaaaatatatacggCGAGAGGAACTGAatccctccaaaaccggatgCAAGTTGACAACCTGAAAAGACCATTTATGATGATCAACATAAAGAAGAGAGATTTTGAAGAATTTACTTTGGGTTTATATATAACTCCCTTGGGATAAAGTATCTGAACCGTCAATCCTtcgattcttcttctttatctttttgtttttaCCTGGATATCGAAGAGAAGAGATAAATCTGTTTATGTTAGAATAAATCACTAGAATTATAGTTTCAATGAAGAAAAAAGTATAACTTGTCTTTGTTTGGCTTAATTCTAAATAACCTACGATCCAATCAACAATCAGACTTATATATGGATACCTTAAATGTCCTTTTTAAGGTCAAacaaggtttatttgaaaataacaacttggttattcaaataaccttagATCAAACAAGGAATATATGTTTCTCATAATCAAATCATAATCAAAACTGTTTCTAACAATACAATCAAATTGAAAGCAAATTCTGCAATAATCAAACTGTTTCTTTCAAAATCACATCTACTTAAAATTCCAACCATCAAGATCAACAAGCTAGTTTTCAACATCAACAGAGCTCTTTCTCAAACTTCACTTCATTACTATTGTCTCCTTTTAATCAGGAGCATAAACCATTTCATATAACATTTCAAATCATTTAATTCCGTTGAAATCAATTCACTCATTTAACTATTCAATTTATCTCAATCACCATGTCTCTCAAAGTATATTTTAATCCAAAAGTATTTCACCCAGTTAGAAAATCATCTCAAGGATCTGATAAAGAgatcaaatttcaatttatcaTAAACAGAAACATCAGCTAAGAACATCTAGACGATAATAATAAGAGACGAAAGGTATTTTGTTCCCTAAACTTTCATGTAATCCAAAATTTCTGATTTTTTGTACCGGTGTTTTCAACTACTATGAGATGGCCTAATAACATATGTAAAGGAAATGTCCTAATAACATAGGTAAATGCGATAAAAATCTAAATCAAGAGTTGTTAttcaaaatacaatatatagTGAATGGTTGAATTAAGGAAAAAGAACTTGTAATTTTGAAATGTTATTGTatctacacaaatatattttcccgtgattttgattattaagaAGTATTTGCCGTAGTTAAAAGTTAGGTTAAAACAACAATAAGTTCTCTCATTTATACAAAAATCAGACTTTGCAATATAGACATATACAACAGTAGGAAGCAAAATCCAACTCAGATGAATGTTCATCGATGAAAATTCTCATTATATTAGATTATGATTAAGATAATTATaaaggattttttattttattttaggatgTAATAAAGCGTTCTTAGTGGAAATCGAACACGAGACATTTGGTCTCTTAGGCAAGAGCCTTGTCATTTCAGCTAccataataataaaagattgtGATACGTAAGAACAAAAAACCTTGCATGAGAAATCCTCACATCTTCCTGTCATCAATTCAAAGTTAGCAAAAACGCCTGGAAATGAGATTCTTATAAAAGAACAAAAAGAGGAAGTAAAAACTGGAATATACCAATTGGCAGCCAATGGAAGCCGGCAAAAAGCATGGCCCCCTGAAAATGCAGGCCATTTCAACATTAACACCAACGACAGAACACGCTAAAATGTTTcataaaatgtaattaaatttccATACATGAGAAAAATCCTTATAAACCTTGTGTTTATTACAAATCTTCAATTACAAAGTATTAATCCATTAAATGCATTTGCAGCCACATTCGACTTTAGTATCCTATCATATCGAAAGAATCTTAATACTATTCTGTCTAAGCTACCGACTCACTGTCTCTTTCAGACGACAATAAGTTTCTCAACTCCACTAAATGTTCATCGTCTGATATATGGAGTGTACTACGGAGATTTGTTAACATCACTTCTTGTTCCCAACTTAATAGCCCCGAAGCAAATAAGGCCACTAGAGTGGAGCGATAAGCATACTTCTCTAATGAACGAACCTTAgcaccaatttttttttcattataatttatcaCCCTATTTTTTGTATTACCACTAATAACGACACTACAACTACCCACAGAACATGCATCATCGTTATCATCATAATCGTTAAAGGAAGAATAATGCTTGCCTTTTTCACCCTGTTTTTCTTTTGGGTATAAAACACCATCATCTACCTTTCTTCGAAACCTCTCATTATCTTCAAAAGGAATAAAATCTTTCTTGATCTGCTTCAGCTTAAACTTTAATATGTTACGAACACCGTTAGGTTTGAAATGTTGATTTCGTCTAGAACCCTGTTTCAGAAGTGAAGCAAAATTAGAAAAGAAACCAGATAGGCAAAAACAAAAAGATATATGGAAAATATTGTGTACCTGTCCAACACTAAACCATTTTTCGTGTTGCCATGATAATCGAACCCTAATTCTCGACTTATGTATTTTCAATTCCTTGGAAGATCCAAGCAGTCTCACTGAATAACAACCCTTATTCAAAACTTTCAGAACGACTGCAGTCAACCAAGAACCATGATCGAAAACCTCCAAAACATCGCCAGCAACAAATCGAATATCTTCAACTGATGAGGGGGGAGGACAAGGTCTGATAGCATTCCAAGACACTCTCTCTAAAACAGCCTCCTCTTTTTTCGATTCAAACTTCACAAGGCAACTGTGGTCACTACCAGAGATGAATTCAGCACATTGCCATGAAATTAGCATACTCTTATCACTCCTAACCTCCACTTTGCAACCCTTTTTGTATCTCATAATTGAATGTAACTGCAgaagttaaaaatattcaattaagaCTATCTTTCTCAATCTCAAATCACAAATAAATAGAAAGAAGATCAGTTTGCCTATGTGATGATAATCTGTAAAATCAAATTCTCGTCACTAATAATCAAACTTAAAATAACTCCAAGAACGACGATCAAGCAAAAAAGACGAGAAACGTTCTAAATTATCTAGTAAACACGATCGATCAAAAGAAAATTCAATTAATGGAATCGAACTTCAAAAATTGAATTCTCGGAATGAATTCCTCGTCAAAACCCTAGACAAGAACACATTAAACATAAAGGAATTTGAGTAAAAAGAAATCGAACTTCACCTTTTGGATGCCAGAGATTGTTAATTGAATCTGCCACTTGATGAAAGGATTTGGATTATGAAAGCTTAGATTTTTAGGGTTTGAAGAGAGAAAATAGTTTGgagaataaatttatataataatatttgtgtgTTGAGGGCTTTGATGGAATTTCATCAAAAAATTTCAGGtttggttaatttttttattaataaaaatgtaattttttaaaaataattaatttttcacttaaaatctgagctttaaaaatatatttaattaaaatatattttcaaaatcatttaaacctacaaatcttttaaataaatttaaaaaaatattttatttttgaacctCTATATTTGActgagtttaatttgaaaaaaaaatggttgataaat is drawn from Impatiens glandulifera chromosome 3, dImpGla2.1, whole genome shotgun sequence and contains these coding sequences:
- the LOC124928678 gene encoding uncharacterized protein LOC124928678, encoding MRYKKGCKVEVRSDKSMLISWQCAEFISGSDHSCLVKFESKKEEAVLERVSWNAIRPCPPPSSVEDIRFVAGDVLEVFDHGSWLTAVVLKVLNKGCYSVRLLGSSKELKIHKSRIRVRLSWQHEKWFSVGQGSRRNQHFKPNGVRNILKFKLKQIKKDFIPFEDNERFRRKVDDGVLYPKEKQGEKGGHAFCRLPLAANWYIPVFTSSFCSFIRISFPGVFANFELMTGRCEDFSCKVFCSYVSQSFIIMVAEMTRLLPKRPNVSCSISTKNALLHPKIK